From a region of the Andrena cerasifolii isolate SP2316 chromosome 13, iyAndCera1_principal, whole genome shotgun sequence genome:
- the LOC143375899 gene encoding mitochondrial amidoxime-reducing component 1 produces MQGHPDWRSAAVITCSIAVVCVAVLWNIRRSSSGQRKQRKTETKQIKEINETATSHANHTNKITHKVQEPECPGNRSIPELPEPKWQKVGQIQELYVYPLKSGRGKNIRECNFTEYGISIDNGGRFTLRDRMFLVYNEETGRFQTGRHYPTLILVSLTAVDETKVKLEAVGMPSVTFTVPKYPDERSEAVQCTMWWGEAVKCIDCGTEPAEWLSRFLTGTSSGLRLGCSMIDRRNVFVKPWEKFTKVYKTLRNEDTGLFNDLASYMLMTTRSIAVLNEKLEIPVPTLQFRPNVLVSTQEPFEEDNWEWIKIGENVVIRNFKPCTRCYPPLYSPL; encoded by the exons ATGCAAGGACATCCG GATTGGCGATCAGCCGCAGTGATAACATGCAGTATAGCGGTAGTTTGCGTGGCAGTCCTGTGGAATATACGGAGGAGCTCCTCGGGgcaaaggaaacaaagaaaaacggaaACAAAGCAGATTAAAGAGATCAATGAAACCGCCACCAGCCATGCAAACCACACAAACAAAATAACTCACAAAGTCCAGGAACCAGAATGTCCCGGAAACCGATCTATTCCGGAATTGCCTGAACCAAAATGGCAGAAAGTAGGCCAGATTCAGGAGCTGTACGTATACCCACTGAAATCTGGGCGTGGAAAAAACATTAGGGAATGTAATTTCACAGAGTATGGAATAAGTATCGATAATGGCGGACGATTCACACTTCGAGACAG GATGTTTTTAGTGTACAACGAGGAAACTGGCAGATTCCAAACTGGCAGGCACTATCCAACCCTGATCCTTGTGAGCCTCACCGCGGTAGATGAGACTAAGGTGAAGTTAGAAGCCGTAGGGATGCCTAGCGTGACCTTTACCGTGCCGAAGTATCCAGACGAGCGATCTGAAGCCGTTCAATGCACCATGTGGTGGGGAGAGGCAGTAAAGTGTATCGATTGTGGAACAGAACCGGCTGAATGGTTGTCCAG ATTTCTAACTGGGACAAGCTCTGGACTCCGTTTAGGATGCTCCATGATAGACAGGCGAAACGTTTTCGTTAAACCCTGGGAGAAATTCACGAAAGTGTACAAGACACTGAGGAATGAGGACACT GGTCTGTTCAATGACCTGGCAAGCTACATGCTGATGACCACACGGTCCATCGCGGTGTTGAACGAGAAACTGGAGATACCTGTACCTACTTTACAATTCCGTCCAAACGTTTTAGTCTCCACACAAGAACCATTCGAGGAGGACAACTGGGAGTGGATAAAGATTGGGGAAAATGTTGTGATTAGAAACTTCAAACCATGCACAAGGTGCTACCCTCCACTATATTCCCCGCTCTAA